The Streptomyces sp. NBC_00286 nucleotide sequence GCGACGAGCAGCCGTTCGCCGTCGTTCCGTGGTTCTGGTCCGACCAGTTCGATCTCACCCTGCAGATCGCCGGACTGCCCGACGCCGCCGCGCAAGAAGTCGTACGCGACCGCCGGGACGGGGTGGCGATCCAGTTCGGTCTCGGGGACGACGGGCGGCTGCTGTCCGCCGCCGCGGTCGGCGCCGGTAACGCCGTGGCCAAGGACATCCGCCTGGCCGAGATGCTCATCGCCCGCCGGGCGGTCCCGGACCCGGCAACCCTGGCCGACCCGGCCGTACCGCTCAAGACCCTGCTGCGGCAGGCACCGAGCTGAACAGGAGACACCCTCCATGCACCACTCGTCCTTCCCCCGCTCCGGCGCAACGATCAGCAAACTCGGTTTCGGGGCCATGGGTTTCGCCGGCTGGTTCGGCGGCAACGCCGACGACTCGGAGTCCCACTGGATCGACAGCCTGCTGTACGCGCTGGACCGGGGCGTGAACTTCATCGACACCGCCCGGGCCTACGGGAACTCCGAACGCATCGTCGGCAAAGCGCTGAGCCAGTGGTCCGGAACGCGTCCCTTCGTCGCCACCAAGGTCGAGAACCTCTCCGGGCAGCGCGGCTGGGGCACCCCCGTGGACCCCGAACTCGCCCACCCGCGAGGCCACATCATCGCCGGCACCCAGCGCTCGCTCACCGAACTCGGCCTCGACCACGTCGACCTCCTCCAGCTGCACATCTGGTGGCCCGCTTGGGGCGTGAGCGGGCACTGGATGGACGAGTTGCAACAGCTCAAGCAGGAAGGACTCGTACGCCACATCGGGATCTCGATCCCGGACCATCGATCCGACATGGCGCTGCCGCTGGTGCAGTCCGGGTTGGTCGACTCCGTCCAGACGATCATCAACATCTTCGATCCGATCGCCCTGGACAACCTCCTGCCGGCCTGTGTCGAGCACGACGTGGCCGTGATCGCGCGCTGCGTCCTGGACGAGGGCGGGCTGACCGGCACGCTCACCGAGGACACCGTCTTCGCCGAGGACGACTTCCGGTACGGCTACTTCGACGACATCGTGCCGCGCTCGGTCTACCTGCGGAAGGTCGAGGAGCTACGGCAGTACGTGCCCCGGTACGCCGGCTCGCTCGCCGCCCTCGCCCTGAAGTTCGTCGTCCAGGCGCCGGGCGTGACCACGGCGATCTCCTCGATGCAGGTCCGGGAGTACTGCGAGGCGAACATCGCGGCGCTGGAAGAGCCCGAACTCCCCGCGGAAATCCACGAGTTGCTGCGCTTCAAGCATCGCTTCATCAAGAACTTCAACGAAACCAAGATCTTTGGGGAGTACCGATGACGACCAGCACACCGCCGGACACAGTCCGCTGGGAAGACCTGCTGCCGCGCGAGTTCGAAGAGCGGCTGGCCCAACTGCCGCTGGTCTACATGCCGATGGGCCTGTGCGAGCCGCACGGCCACGTCGCCGCGTTCGGCCTGGACACCCATAAGGCCGTCTACCTCTGCGATGAGGCCGCGCGCCGTTTCGGCGGCATCGTCGCGCCGACGCAGACGTACCAGATCCACGAGACCGGCTACCACCGGCCGTGGCTCAAGGAAGTGATGGGCGACGTCAATCCGCGCATGGGCAGCCTCCCGCCCGACGTGGTCCTGCGCCTCCTGGTGTACCAGCTTCGGGCGTTCGTCAACGCGGGCTTCCGCGCTGCCGTGATTCTGACGGGCCACAACGCCAACCAGCCCGATCTGCGCCTGGCGGTGGAGGAGTTCCGCCGGGCCCGCGACATCCCGATCACGGCGGTCAGCGACCCGGAACTGGTCATGGGCCAGTTCGAGGGCGACCACGCCGGCCGGTACGAGGTCTCCCAACTGATGTACGTCCGCCCGGAACTGGTCGACCTCGGCCGCCTGGTCGACCGCAACACCACACCTCTCGGCCGCTTCGCCCAGGGCGACGACGCCCATCTCGCCAGCGAGAACGAGGGCCGGGCCATCATCGAGGCCAGCCTGGACGCGATCAAGGCGATCGTGGACGGGTGCCGGCCGCTTCCCGAAGCGGACGCTCCGTTCATGTCGTTCGAGGAGGCCGAGGAGGTCTGGCAGCGCGTCGCCGCCCGCTCGGACGAATGGTGCACCCTTCGGGAGTAAAGGGACGCGGGCGCGGATCACAGGGGTAAGGCGCGGCACAGACGCGTATGGACTAGAGCTCAAGACGTATGGTCGCCGGGATTCACGCGATGATTCAGAGAGTTGTCGTAATCGTCGCTGAGGGGCCGCACAGCAAGCAATTGCGCGTGCCGAGTCGGCCCGCCCGGCCGACCTGCTTCGGTCGGATTTCTCGGCTGCGCGGACTTCGGGTGCGTACTTCCCTACGCTGTCGAGGAGTTGTTGCTGTCTTGGGTCGCGAGCACAAAGGAATTCCGCTGCTCTGCCTGCCGTTCGCCGGAGGCGGGGCGTTGGTGGCCGGCATCGCCGAGAAGGCCAACTGACGCCTTCGCCGTCTTCCGTCGCGTGTACGGCCGGATTCGATCACGCATGGGGTTTTGTGGGACTGGAGTGAGCCAAACTATCCGGCAGGGGCTGAGTGTTGAGGCGGCGGGAAACGGCCGCGGCGGGGGCAACCGCACGCGACCACAGACTGCGGCGGCCCGCCCCGGACCCGACGTCACGCGACGGCAGCGTCAGCTCTTCCGACCCACACCGCACAGCACCGCTACGTCGCCGGGCGGCCACGGGCTGGGGTCGGGCCGCCAGGTGGAGGTGGGTACCACGCCGGGCTCGACGAGGTCCAGGCCGCGGAAGTATGCGGTGATCTGTTCTGGGCTGCGGTTGGTGTAGGGATGCGGGCTGCCGCTGTTCTCGTTGAACTGGCGGACGGCCTCGTTCCGTTTCTGGTCGGTGGTTGTGCCGTCGTTGACGACGAGGTAGCTGCCGGAGGGCAGGGCGTCCAGCAGGCGCTTCAGGGCGGCCTGCGCCTCTTGGTAGTCGGGGACGTTGCCCAGAATCCCGAGCATCATCAGGCCGATGGGGCGGTTGAAATCCAGCGTCTTGGCGGCTTCGGCCAGGATCAGGTCCGGGTTGCGTACGTCGGCATCGATGTAGTCGCAGGCGCCTTCGGGGGTGCTGGTCAGCAGCGCCTGGGCGTGCCTCAGTACGAGGGGGTCGTTGTCGACGTAGACGATCCGTGCCTCCGGCGCCACCCGCTGGGCGATCTCGTGCGTGTTGTCGGCGGTCGGGAGGCCTGTGCCGATGTCGAGGAACTGCCGGATGCCCGCCTCGCCCGCGAGATAGCGGACAACTCGCGCCAGGAATGCCCGGGTGTGACGGGCGTCGTCGACGATGCCCGGGAACACCTCTTTCACCTGGTCCCCCGCCTCGCGGTCGACCTTGTAGTTGTCCTTGCCGCCCACCCAGTAGTTCCAGATCCGCGCCGAGTGCGGCACCGACGTATCGATCCTGGCCCCTACCTGCCGTGCTGAGTCGTCGTCCCCCATGGAGAACATCCTCCTGCTGCGCGTCCAGTGGCTCTCACCCAACCTAGCCGCAATGGCCCCTGCTTCTCAGCGAGTTCAGCCCCGCACGGCGAACCCAGGCTGGTCACAGTCTCCAGGAGCGCAGTTGGTCGGCGACTGCGTGGACGCTGAGGCGGGTGTCGCGGATCTTGCGTACGAGGTCGGACAGGGCGCCGTAGGGCGGGTCGATGCCCTCACCGGACTGGTCCATGTACTGCGCGGTGACGAACGCCGCAAACAAGCCGTTGCGGTGCGGAAGCGGCTCAAGACGCACGAGCGTGTGCATCAGTGCGGCCGCACGCCATGCGGCGTCCGGGTCGGAGGTTTGGAGGGTCGGCAGTTTGGTCTTGTGCCGTGCGACGGCCGCGACGAGCGCGGAGTAGTCGGAAACCGTCATGTCCTCGTGTCCGAGGGCGGCCTCCTGGACGTCCAGAAGCCAGGGGACGTCGATGTAGAGGATGGGCGGCATCAGGCGGCCGCGGCCCCGTCGCGTTCGGAGGGCGGCATCTCATCGGGGAAGGCCTCGTCGAACTCGCCGCGCAGCCTGTCGGCCCACGTGGTGGCTCCGGCGACGAACCGCTGGCGCTGCATCTCGCGGACGCCGAGGTCGTGCAGGTACTGCTTGAGGCTCTTGCCCTCGGCCGCGGCGGCCGCGCGCACGCCCTCGAGCTCCTCGTCGGTGAAGGACACGTTCAGGGATGGCATACACCGGATGGTACCTAGTAGGTGCCGTCCGTGTGAACCGGTGACTCCGTTAGCCGTGGACGGAGTCACCCACGGTTAACGGACGTACGCACGGCCGCCCGCCCGCCGACCCGTGAGGGCGGCGGATTCCTGCAGGACGACCGTCAGCCGGCGTTGTCGAGGACCTCGCGCAGCTTGCGCGCGAAGGCCTCGGGCTGCCCGGGGTAGCCGAACTCGCCGTCGAGGAAGCCGCCGTGGTGGCTCGGGAACACCGTCGCCTGCTGACCGAGCAGCTGGGCCGTCGCCACCGAGGTGCGTCCGGTGAAGGTGTCCCGGGACTCCTCGCCCACGGCGATCACGATGCGCGTCGGCGCCGCCATGAGGGCGTCGACGTCGGGCTGGTAGCTGCTGACCGCCCAGGACCGGTCCGACAGCAGCGGATCGTCACGAGAGCCGTCATCCTCGGCCGGCATTCCGAAGGCGGCGGGATCCGGTACGGGCTGGGCGAAGTAGTCGTCGGTGAACTCGCCCTCCCACGACGTCATCGCGATGAACGCCGCCATGCCGGCACCCCAGCCCTTCTCCTGGTACGCATCCCGGAAGCCGGCCCGGGCGCGCTCCGCGGCCTTGGCGTCGGGGAGCACCTCGATGAGCGGCGGCTCGTGCGCCACCAGGGTGGTCACGTCCTCGGGATAGGCCGCCACGAGGGCGAGCGCGGTCACCGCACCGCCGCTGCTCGCGAACATCTCGACCGGGCCCGCGCCGAGCGCCTGGATGACGGCGTGCACGTCGGCAGCCTGGATCTGGGGTACCTGGTCGACGCGGCCGTCCTTGCGGATACTGCGGCCGAGGCCGCGCGGGTCGTAGGTGACCACGGTGCGGTCGGGGAAGTGCGACGCCAATACGCGGAAGCCGGTGGCGTCCATGGGCTGGCCGATCATGACCAGCGGCGGGCGTCCGTCGGCCGTCGGCAGCGGACCGTGGACGTCGTAGACGAGGTCGACCTCGGGGGTCTCGAGCTTGTGTGCAGTCATAACCGTTCAGACCCCGTCCCCATCGGAAACTCATCGGTCCCTGTGCCCGCAGCCTCGACGGCCTTGGCGCGGACGGCGTCGCGCGGCGGCGTCGGGCACCACCCCCCTCCCCAGCTGGAGCCGCCCGTCACGTGGCCTGTCCGGCCCTCTGCAGGCCGTCGAGGATCAGGTCGAGGCCGAATTCGAACTCGTTGCTGTAGTCGTAGCCGGGGCTGAGGATGTGCTCGGTGGTCAGTTCGGCCAGGTGTGGGAATTGGTGGGCCGGGACCTGCGCCAGGATGGCCTGCGCCAGCTCCGCGGTCTCGTCGGGTGTGTCGAACGGCAAGTCGCGTTCCTGCAGGGCGAATCCGTAGATGTAGCTGTCGAGGGCCGAGTACGCGTGCGCGGTCAGTGCGACGGAGAAACCGGCCTTGCGCAGGCATCCGAGGACGGCGTCGTGATGCCGCAGCGTCTCCGGCCCGGGTGAGGTCCGCGATTCCATCAGGCCGATCGCCCAGCGGTGGCGGGACAGGACCCGGCGCATCGAGAGCGCCCGCTGCCGCATCGCCGTCTTCCAGTCGTCCTCGCCGGAGGGCAGATCGATCTCGCTGAACACCAAGTCGATCATGCCGTTGAGCAGGTCCTCCTTGTTGGCGACGTGCGTGTAGAGGGACATCGCCTCGACCCCGACCGCCTCCCCGAGCTTGCGCATGCTGAGCGCTTCGAGTCCGCTCTCGTCGGCCAGGGTGACAGCGGCGTGCAGCACTCTTTGGCGGCTCAGCGGGATTCGGGGTGCTCGATCGCGTCCGGTCCGCGGGGTCATCTGTGGTCCTCCTACTCATTCGGCCTTGACAACCTTACGCCGTAAGGACAAACCTTACGGCGTAAGGAACACCTGGCCGCTGTGGCCTATGAATGGGGGAACCATGAAGTCGATCGTCCAAGAGCGGTACGGGCCTTCGCCCGAGAACGTTCTGCGTCTCGCAGAGATCGACAAGCCGACGATCGGGCGCGACGAGGTCCTGGTCCGGGTGCACGCGGCCAGCGTGGACCGCGGCACCTGGCACCTCATGTCCGGTCTGCCGTATCCCGTCCGGGCGGCAGGGTTCGGTCTCCGTCGGCCCAAGTACCCCAACCCCGGCCGGAGTTTGGCGGGAACGGTCGAGGCCGTCGGCGGCGATGTGACGGGTTTCAAGCCGGGCGACGAGGTGTTCGGCATCTGCGACGCCTCGTTCGCCCAGTACGCGCGCGTCCGAACCGAC carries:
- a CDS encoding TetR/AcrR family transcriptional regulator; protein product: MTPRTGRDRAPRIPLSRQRVLHAAVTLADESGLEALSMRKLGEAVGVEAMSLYTHVANKEDLLNGMIDLVFSEIDLPSGEDDWKTAMRQRALSMRRVLSRHRWAIGLMESRTSPGPETLRHHDAVLGCLRKAGFSVALTAHAYSALDSYIYGFALQERDLPFDTPDETAELAQAILAQVPAHQFPHLAELTTEHILSPGYDYSNEFEFGLDLILDGLQRAGQAT
- a CDS encoding aldo/keto reductase — protein: MHHSSFPRSGATISKLGFGAMGFAGWFGGNADDSESHWIDSLLYALDRGVNFIDTARAYGNSERIVGKALSQWSGTRPFVATKVENLSGQRGWGTPVDPELAHPRGHIIAGTQRSLTELGLDHVDLLQLHIWWPAWGVSGHWMDELQQLKQEGLVRHIGISIPDHRSDMALPLVQSGLVDSVQTIINIFDPIALDNLLPACVEHDVAVIARCVLDEGGLTGTLTEDTVFAEDDFRYGYFDDIVPRSVYLRKVEELRQYVPRYAGSLAALALKFVVQAPGVTTAISSMQVREYCEANIAALEEPELPAEIHELLRFKHRFIKNFNETKIFGEYR
- a CDS encoding toxin Doc, whose translation is MPPILYIDVPWLLDVQEAALGHEDMTVSDYSALVAAVARHKTKLPTLQTSDPDAAWRAAALMHTLVRLEPLPHRNGLFAAFVTAQYMDQSGEGIDPPYGALSDLVRKIRDTRLSVHAVADQLRSWRL
- a CDS encoding SAM-dependent methyltransferase, whose protein sequence is MGDDDSARQVGARIDTSVPHSARIWNYWVGGKDNYKVDREAGDQVKEVFPGIVDDARHTRAFLARVVRYLAGEAGIRQFLDIGTGLPTADNTHEIAQRVAPEARIVYVDNDPLVLRHAQALLTSTPEGACDYIDADVRNPDLILAEAAKTLDFNRPIGLMMLGILGNVPDYQEAQAALKRLLDALPSGSYLVVNDGTTTDQKRNEAVRQFNENSGSPHPYTNRSPEQITAYFRGLDLVEPGVVPTSTWRPDPSPWPPGDVAVLCGVGRKS
- a CDS encoding alpha/beta fold hydrolase; its protein translation is MTAHKLETPEVDLVYDVHGPLPTADGRPPLVMIGQPMDATGFRVLASHFPDRTVVTYDPRGLGRSIRKDGRVDQVPQIQAADVHAVIQALGAGPVEMFASSGGAVTALALVAAYPEDVTTLVAHEPPLIEVLPDAKAAERARAGFRDAYQEKGWGAGMAAFIAMTSWEGEFTDDYFAQPVPDPAAFGMPAEDDGSRDDPLLSDRSWAVSSYQPDVDALMAAPTRIVIAVGEESRDTFTGRTSVATAQLLGQQATVFPSHHGGFLDGEFGYPGQPEAFARKLREVLDNAG
- a CDS encoding creatininase family protein — encoded protein: MTTSTPPDTVRWEDLLPREFEERLAQLPLVYMPMGLCEPHGHVAAFGLDTHKAVYLCDEAARRFGGIVAPTQTYQIHETGYHRPWLKEVMGDVNPRMGSLPPDVVLRLLVYQLRAFVNAGFRAAVILTGHNANQPDLRLAVEEFRRARDIPITAVSDPELVMGQFEGDHAGRYEVSQLMYVRPELVDLGRLVDRNTTPLGRFAQGDDAHLASENEGRAIIEASLDAIKAIVDGCRPLPEADAPFMSFEEAEEVWQRVAARSDEWCTLRE